The Flavobacterium piscisymbiosum genome includes a region encoding these proteins:
- a CDS encoding efflux RND transporter permease subunit, producing MFKIFIQRPVLSTVISVIIVILGVLGLIELPISQYPDIAPPTVNVSASYTGANADVVLKSIVIPLEEQINGVENMTYMTSTATNDGNASIKIFFKVGTNPDLAAVNVQNRVSRATSLLPVEVTQAGVTVTKSQSSNLVIFSLYSDDPAYDQTFLQNYAKINLVPQIQRVVGVGDVTVFGAKDYSMRIWLKPDIMQQYKLIPSDISAALAEQNIEAAPGKFGENGDQAFQYVIKYKGRLTSDKEFGDIIIKSVGNGQMLRLKDVAKVELGSLSYTSTIKTNGVESAAMAISQTPGSNARDVINNSKALIEEAAKIFPKGVKYTILVDVNENLDASIEKVIHTLIEAFILVFIVVFIFLQDFRSTLIPAIAVPVAIVGTFFFLNLFGFTINLLTLFAMVLAIGIVVDDAIVVVEAVHAKLDHGYKSSKKATIDAMDEISGAIISITLVMAAVFIPVTFITGSTGVFYKQFGITLAVAIILSAINALTLSPALCALLLKPHADDHKHKSFIQRFYTSFNVAFDNVTSKYKKSVQFLSVKKWIVLASIVIAGASLFYMMKTTPSAFVPAEDQGTVFANISLPPSASMERSDIIAKKVDSIAKTIPGVKNTLRIVGQNFTAGAGSAYSMVIVKLETWEKRDLSVNDVIGQLFAKTSGIREANIFFISPPTIQGFGQSGGFEFQLQDKGGHTTAEFFKVNTDFLEKLSKRPEIQYATTPFNPGFPQYMMDINLAKAKDAGVPVNTILSTMQGYYGGLYASNFNKFGKQYRVMIQASPEFRTNTEGLNKIFVRNSAGTMAPITEFVKMTRVFGPESISRFNLFSSIAITGAPNPGFSSGDAIKAIQEVAAEELPTGYGYEFSGLTREELASGSETIFIFILCLVFVYFLLSAQYESYILPFAVLLSIPFGLAGAYLFSIIFKLNSNIYLQISLIMLIGLLAKNGILIVEFALERRRKGMPIVQAAVEGAVARLRPILMTSFAFILGLVPLMFASGAGAVGNKSIGTGAVGGMLIGTILGVFVIPVLFIIFQTLQEKVSGPAKDGYDDDDDDEEVQLIEAHKE from the coding sequence ATGTTTAAAATATTTATACAAAGACCTGTACTTTCGACGGTAATATCTGTTATTATTGTCATTCTGGGAGTTTTAGGACTTATTGAGTTACCTATATCTCAATATCCTGATATCGCTCCACCTACAGTAAACGTTTCGGCAAGTTATACAGGTGCCAATGCTGACGTTGTACTTAAAAGTATCGTAATTCCGCTTGAAGAGCAAATTAATGGTGTAGAAAACATGACTTACATGACTTCTACAGCAACAAATGATGGTAATGCCTCTATAAAAATTTTCTTTAAAGTAGGAACAAACCCGGATTTAGCAGCGGTAAACGTTCAGAATAGGGTTTCAAGAGCAACAAGTTTATTGCCAGTAGAGGTAACTCAGGCCGGTGTAACAGTAACAAAGAGTCAGAGTAGTAACTTAGTGATTTTCTCTTTATATAGTGATGATCCTGCTTATGATCAGACCTTTCTTCAAAATTATGCTAAAATCAACCTTGTACCGCAAATTCAGCGTGTAGTTGGGGTAGGAGATGTAACCGTTTTTGGTGCAAAAGATTACTCCATGAGAATCTGGTTAAAACCGGATATCATGCAACAATACAAATTGATTCCGAGTGATATTTCAGCTGCTTTGGCCGAACAAAATATCGAAGCTGCACCAGGTAAATTTGGTGAGAACGGAGATCAGGCTTTTCAATACGTAATTAAGTATAAAGGACGTTTAACCAGCGACAAGGAATTTGGTGATATTATCATCAAATCTGTTGGAAACGGACAAATGCTGCGATTAAAAGATGTTGCTAAAGTAGAGCTAGGATCTTTAAGTTATACTTCGACGATTAAAACAAATGGTGTAGAATCTGCTGCAATGGCAATTAGCCAGACTCCGGGATCTAATGCCCGTGATGTAATCAACAACTCTAAAGCCCTTATTGAAGAGGCTGCAAAAATTTTCCCAAAAGGAGTAAAATATACAATTCTTGTTGACGTTAATGAAAACCTTGATGCTTCTATCGAAAAAGTAATTCATACGTTGATCGAAGCTTTTATATTGGTTTTTATCGTTGTATTTATTTTCCTTCAGGATTTTAGATCAACTTTAATTCCGGCTATTGCAGTTCCGGTAGCGATTGTAGGAACATTTTTCTTCCTGAATTTATTTGGGTTTACGATTAACTTATTAACCCTTTTTGCAATGGTACTGGCCATTGGTATTGTGGTCGATGATGCTATTGTCGTCGTCGAGGCGGTGCATGCCAAGCTGGATCACGGTTATAAATCGTCTAAGAAAGCAACTATCGATGCCATGGATGAAATTTCCGGAGCGATTATTTCGATCACACTTGTAATGGCAGCGGTATTTATTCCGGTAACATTTATTACTGGGTCTACGGGGGTTTTCTACAAACAATTTGGTATTACATTAGCCGTTGCGATTATCCTTTCGGCAATTAACGCCTTGACTTTAAGTCCTGCATTGTGTGCTTTGCTTTTAAAACCACATGCTGATGATCATAAACATAAAAGTTTTATTCAAAGATTTTATACATCGTTTAACGTTGCATTTGATAACGTTACGAGTAAATATAAAAAATCAGTTCAATTTCTTTCTGTAAAAAAATGGATCGTATTAGCCTCTATTGTTATTGCTGGTGCATCTTTATTTTATATGATGAAAACAACACCATCTGCTTTCGTTCCTGCGGAAGATCAGGGAACTGTGTTTGCCAATATTAGTTTACCGCCATCTGCTTCGATGGAACGTTCTGATATTATTGCAAAAAAAGTGGATAGTATTGCCAAAACAATTCCTGGAGTTAAAAATACACTTCGTATTGTGGGACAAAACTTTACTGCAGGAGCGGGAAGTGCTTACAGTATGGTAATTGTAAAACTGGAAACTTGGGAGAAACGTGATTTGAGTGTAAATGATGTAATTGGTCAGCTTTTTGCCAAAACAAGTGGTATTCGTGAAGCTAATATTTTCTTTATCTCTCCGCCAACCATTCAGGGATTTGGACAAAGTGGAGGATTCGAATTCCAATTGCAGGATAAAGGAGGACACACTACGGCTGAATTCTTTAAAGTAAATACTGATTTCTTAGAAAAGTTGTCAAAACGTCCTGAAATTCAATATGCTACAACGCCATTTAATCCAGGTTTCCCTCAATACATGATGGATATCAATCTGGCAAAAGCAAAAGATGCAGGTGTACCTGTCAACACGATTTTGTCAACGATGCAAGGTTACTATGGAGGATTGTATGCTTCGAATTTTAATAAATTCGGAAAACAATACCGTGTTATGATCCAGGCTTCTCCTGAGTTTAGAACGAATACAGAAGGATTAAATAAAATCTTTGTTAGAAACAGTGCAGGAACAATGGCTCCAATTACAGAGTTTGTAAAAATGACCAGAGTTTTCGGACCGGAATCTATTTCAAGGTTTAACCTTTTCTCTTCTATTGCTATTACCGGAGCACCAAATCCTGGATTTAGTTCAGGAGATGCTATTAAGGCCATTCAGGAAGTTGCAGCAGAAGAACTTCCAACAGGTTACGGATATGAATTCTCAGGATTAACACGTGAGGAATTGGCATCAGGAAGCGAAACTATTTTTATCTTTATATTATGTCTTGTCTTTGTATACTTCTTATTAAGTGCACAATACGAGAGTTATATTTTGCCATTTGCAGTATTATTATCAATTCCGTTTGGATTGGCAGGGGCGTATTTGTTCTCGATCATTTTCAAATTAAACAGTAATATTTACCTGCAGATTTCCTTAATCATGCTGATTGGATTGCTGGCGAAGAACGGTATTTTGATTGTCGAATTTGCCCTCGAAAGAAGGCGTAAAGGAATGCCAATTGTACAAGCAGCAGTTGAAGGAGCCGTTGCGCGTTTAAGACCAATTTTAATGACGTCTTTTGCCTTTATTTTAGGACTTGTTCCTTTGATGTTTGCTTCCGGAGCAGGAGCTGTAGGAAACAAATCAATTGGTACAGGAGCAGTAGGAGGAATGTTAATTGGTACCATTTTAGGAGTATTTGTTATTCCGGTATTGTTTATCATTTTCCAGACATTACAGGAAAAAGTGAGTGGCCCGGCAAAAGATGGTTATGATGATGACGATGATGACGAAGAGGTACAACTAATCGAAGCTCATAAAGAGTAA
- a CDS encoding efflux transporter outer membrane subunit translates to MTHSSNKYILMVVAVTLLSACVTKKYERPKTLSTDNLYRDQTSTDSTTIATMPWQTVFKDQKLNALIQKGLDQNLNLKNAIENIVQSRATLRQTKLAYYPTLDFDANATRNKQSKAALNFPPGININTLTTTYKMGFNTSWEADIWGKLSSSKRAALATYLSTDAAKQAVQTQLISDIANNYFLLLSYDKQLEITQATLESRIKNVEVIKALKEGAIVTGASVVQSEANQHAAEVLIPDLKRSIRETENAINILLGQASGPIERGVLGEQVIPEKIAIGLPAQLLENRPDVRQAEFNFRTAFETTNLARTYFYPSLTLTASGGLSTLQLKNFFDQSIFYSIIGGLTQPIFNQGLNRERLTNAQSRQVQAFNNFQQSLLVAGQEVSNALYAYEMAVAKEDSREKQIEALVKAVDFTQQLLEYSSATNYTDVLTSEQNLLAAQLSGVNDNLQKLQAVVDLYRALGGGWK, encoded by the coding sequence ATGACTCATAGTTCAAATAAATATATTCTTATGGTAGTTGCAGTCACTCTTTTGAGTGCCTGCGTTACCAAAAAGTACGAACGTCCCAAAACATTATCGACAGATAATTTGTACAGAGATCAGACTTCTACTGACTCGACTACGATCGCTACTATGCCCTGGCAGACTGTTTTTAAGGATCAAAAACTAAATGCTTTAATTCAAAAAGGATTAGACCAGAACCTGAACTTAAAAAATGCAATCGAAAATATTGTTCAGTCTCGTGCTACTTTACGTCAGACGAAATTAGCGTATTACCCAACTTTAGATTTTGATGCTAATGCAACGCGTAATAAGCAATCTAAAGCAGCATTGAATTTTCCTCCGGGAATCAATATCAATACGCTGACTACGACTTATAAAATGGGTTTTAATACCTCTTGGGAAGCTGATATTTGGGGAAAACTAAGCAGTTCTAAAAGAGCAGCTTTGGCCACTTATCTTTCTACAGATGCGGCAAAACAAGCGGTACAAACACAATTGATTTCGGATATTGCTAATAATTATTTTTTATTGCTGTCCTATGACAAGCAATTAGAAATTACGCAGGCAACATTAGAAAGCCGTATTAAAAATGTAGAAGTTATCAAAGCTTTAAAAGAAGGAGCAATTGTAACCGGTGCATCTGTTGTGCAAAGTGAAGCCAATCAACATGCAGCCGAAGTTTTGATTCCGGATTTAAAAAGAAGCATTCGTGAGACTGAAAATGCAATTAATATTTTATTAGGACAAGCATCAGGACCAATCGAAAGAGGAGTTTTAGGCGAACAGGTAATTCCTGAAAAAATAGCTATTGGTTTACCAGCTCAGTTATTAGAAAATCGTCCGGATGTTCGTCAGGCCGAATTTAATTTCAGAACTGCTTTTGAGACAACTAATTTGGCAAGAACTTACTTTTATCCAAGTTTAACGCTTACAGCAAGTGGTGGTTTGTCGACTTTGCAATTGAAGAATTTCTTTGATCAGTCTATCTTTTATTCTATAATAGGAGGATTAACACAGCCTATTTTTAATCAGGGACTTAATAGAGAAAGATTAACGAACGCACAATCAAGACAAGTACAGGCTTTTAATAATTTTCAACAAAGCCTTTTAGTTGCAGGTCAGGAAGTTTCGAATGCTTTATATGCTTACGAAATGGCTGTAGCCAAAGAAGATTCGAGAGAAAAACAAATTGAAGCTTTAGTAAAAGCAGTAGACTTTACACAACAGCTTTTAGAATATAGTTCTGCAACTAATTATACAGATGTATTAACTTCCGAACAAAATCTTTTAGCAGCTCAATTGAGTGGTGTAAATGATAATTTACAAAAACTACAAGCAGTGGTAGATTTGTACCGCGCTCTGGGTGGTGGATGGAAATAA